In Exiguobacterium sibiricum 7-3, a genomic segment contains:
- a CDS encoding GNAT family N-acetyltransferase: MWGLRKPFPELKTERFILRELENKDARDLFKILSDDEVMYYYGSDPLVTVYEAKNVISYFKEQFTQGKAIRWAIADQQTNQLIGTIGFHNWLTQYHRAEIGFEVSQDYWQQGVASEAARAVLTHGFEDFALHRISALVAPENIASNALVQKLGFQAEGLLEDYAYSHGRFMDLTIYRMLASEWKG; the protein is encoded by the coding sequence ATGTGGGGGTTAAGAAAACCATTCCCGGAACTAAAAACAGAACGGTTCATCTTGAGAGAATTGGAAAACAAAGATGCACGAGATCTATTTAAGATCCTATCGGATGATGAGGTCATGTATTATTACGGCTCTGATCCGCTGGTCACGGTGTATGAAGCAAAAAATGTCATCAGTTACTTTAAAGAACAATTCACCCAAGGAAAAGCGATTCGATGGGCGATTGCCGATCAACAAACGAATCAACTGATTGGAACGATCGGATTTCATAATTGGTTGACCCAGTATCACCGGGCGGAAATCGGATTTGAAGTCAGCCAAGACTATTGGCAACAGGGAGTGGCCTCGGAAGCGGCACGTGCAGTCTTGACACACGGATTTGAAGACTTTGCTTTACACCGGATCAGTGCTCTTGTTGCACCTGAAAACATCGCGTCCAATGCACTGGTTCAGAAACTTGGTTTTCAAGCAGAAGGATTACTTGAAGATTATGCTTACAGTCATGGACGATTTATGGATTTAACGATCTACCGAATGCTTGCATCGGAATGGAAAGGATGA
- a CDS encoding DegV family protein → MDKIAWITDSMAFFPPGEAEKLGVHVVPTVIIINGEPYREYADLSIEQLDKKMRENSSVIPTTSQPSFGELVELYERLQAEGYDYAYAVHITSGLSGTYASSVAAADAVGFKLYAIDSYTGAANQQNMLRLSIEMAQAGKQPEEVMQTLEQFKHHSHFYLIIGNMETMRRSGRVSSSQFLLANMLNIKPIVKFNEVGKLVPFKKVRSIKKAFHEMSSEIASKIEQFGLYNRTLYIGHTLTQSSAEQLRDLLQIKLPQISIEITQFGPSILTHAGSETVGVYWFDDLTINR, encoded by the coding sequence ATGGATAAGATTGCTTGGATTACCGATAGTATGGCTTTTTTCCCGCCCGGGGAAGCTGAAAAACTCGGAGTCCATGTCGTACCAACAGTCATCATCATCAACGGGGAGCCTTACCGGGAATATGCTGATTTGTCGATTGAACAACTGGATAAAAAAATGCGTGAAAATTCTTCTGTCATCCCGACGACCTCACAACCTTCTTTTGGTGAACTAGTTGAACTTTACGAACGTTTACAGGCAGAGGGCTATGATTATGCCTATGCCGTTCACATCACAAGCGGTTTGAGTGGGACTTATGCCAGCTCTGTCGCCGCGGCAGATGCTGTCGGCTTTAAATTATATGCAATCGACTCTTATACCGGCGCCGCGAATCAACAAAACATGTTGCGTCTTTCAATCGAAATGGCGCAAGCCGGTAAGCAGCCGGAAGAAGTCATGCAGACCTTGGAACAGTTCAAGCATCATTCTCATTTCTATCTGATTATCGGCAACATGGAGACGATGCGCCGAAGTGGACGTGTTTCTAGCAGTCAATTTTTACTGGCCAACATGCTGAACATCAAACCAATCGTTAAGTTTAACGAGGTCGGTAAACTTGTTCCGTTTAAAAAAGTACGTTCCATTAAAAAAGCTTTTCACGAAATGTCATCCGAGATTGCTTCTAAAATCGAACAATTTGGTTTATACAATCGGACGCTTTACATTGGTCATACACTTACGCAATCTTCTGCCGAACAATTACGCGATTTGTTGCAAATCAAGTTGCCGCAGATTTCAATCGAGATTACACAATTCGGACCATCCATTCTGACGCATGCCGGTTCGGAAACGGTTGGTGTGTACTGGTTCGATGATTTGACGATCAATCGATGA
- a CDS encoding phosphatidylglycerophosphatase A family protein, translating into MKEKAHSKEVKQAAIDKLHERGVTIHAIAEIVYQMQAPYTIELTLETCVSSVERVLEKRELQHAILVGAELDILAEKGLLSEPLLSIIRSDEGLFGVDETIAIGAVNTYGSIAVTTFGYLDKAKIGIIKELDTKVDDGRVNTFMDDIVAAIAANASGRLAHRLRDKEDYSAEELEQRKGTY; encoded by the coding sequence ATGAAAGAAAAAGCACATTCTAAAGAAGTAAAACAAGCAGCAATCGATAAGCTGCATGAACGGGGCGTCACGATTCACGCAATTGCTGAAATCGTGTATCAAATGCAAGCACCATACACGATCGAACTTACGCTTGAAACATGTGTCAGCTCCGTGGAACGTGTTCTCGAAAAACGGGAGTTGCAACACGCGATTCTCGTTGGGGCCGAACTCGATATTTTAGCCGAAAAAGGGCTGTTGTCTGAACCGCTTTTATCCATCATTCGTAGTGATGAAGGATTGTTCGGCGTCGACGAAACGATTGCGATTGGAGCCGTCAATACGTATGGTTCGATTGCCGTAACGACATTTGGTTATTTGGATAAAGCCAAGATAGGGATTATCAAAGAACTGGATACAAAGGTCGATGACGGACGAGTCAACACCTTTATGGATGATATCGTAGCGGCAATTGCTGCCAATGCGTCCGGGCGTCTTGCACACCGATTACGTGATAAGGAAGATTACTCGGCAGAAGAACTTGAGCAACGGAAAGGGACGTATTGA
- a CDS encoding N-acetyldiaminopimelate deacetylase: protein MEYAIEMRRELHKIPEPGFKEFKTQAFILDQIRSYPEERVSYDTFETGVFVRVKGLTGNRTIGYRADIDGLPIEEATGLPFGSEHPGFMHACGHDVHASIALGLLRRIVELPVMDDVVFLFQPAEEGPGGAEPMIKSPLFEKYRPSEMYGLHVAPEYPVGTIASRPGVLFASAREVHITIYGQSGHAAFPHLTIDTVVAQAALIMQLQTIVSRSINPMNCSVITIGKVEAGIRENVIAGRALLDGTMRALNGTDMEKLEQRVRDIVRGIEASFGVKIDLQFGNRYYEVVNDQRVVDKFSSFVKMNANYIECDAAMTGEDFGFMLKEIPGMMFWLGVNNATSGLHQPTLNPDEDAIPFVINLLDHYFREYV, encoded by the coding sequence ATGGAATACGCAATTGAAATGCGCCGAGAACTTCATAAAATACCGGAGCCGGGATTTAAGGAGTTTAAAACGCAAGCTTTTATTCTTGATCAAATCCGGTCATACCCGGAAGAACGGGTAAGTTATGATACATTCGAAACAGGAGTATTTGTCCGCGTGAAAGGCTTAACCGGGAACCGGACGATTGGATATCGGGCAGACATCGACGGATTACCGATCGAAGAAGCAACGGGGTTGCCGTTTGGTTCTGAGCATCCCGGCTTCATGCACGCCTGTGGTCATGATGTTCACGCATCGATCGCCTTAGGTCTGTTACGCCGGATTGTCGAATTGCCTGTCATGGATGATGTCGTCTTCCTGTTCCAACCGGCTGAAGAAGGACCGGGTGGGGCAGAACCGATGATTAAAAGCCCGCTGTTTGAAAAGTATCGTCCGAGCGAGATGTATGGTCTGCATGTCGCGCCGGAATATCCGGTCGGGACGATTGCAAGCCGGCCAGGTGTCTTGTTTGCGAGTGCCCGGGAAGTTCATATCACGATTTATGGACAGAGCGGTCATGCGGCCTTTCCGCATTTGACGATTGATACGGTTGTTGCCCAGGCGGCATTGATCATGCAGCTTCAGACGATTGTCAGTCGTTCAATCAATCCAATGAACTGCAGTGTCATTACAATCGGAAAAGTGGAAGCGGGAATCCGGGAGAATGTCATTGCCGGTCGGGCGCTACTCGACGGAACGATGCGGGCGCTTAACGGAACAGACATGGAAAAATTAGAGCAACGTGTGCGGGATATCGTACGCGGCATCGAAGCTTCATTCGGTGTAAAAATCGATTTGCAGTTCGGGAATCGGTATTATGAAGTCGTTAACGATCAACGAGTCGTCGATAAATTTTCGTCTTTCGTCAAAATGAATGCGAATTATATTGAGTGCGATGCTGCAATGACAGGCGAAGATTTTGGCTTCATGTTAAAAGAAATTCCTGGCATGATGTTTTGGCTTGGTGTGAATAATGCAACGTCTGGATTACACCAACCGACCTTGAATCCAGATGAAGATGCCATTCCCTTCGTCATTAATTTACTCGATCATTATTTCCGCGAATACGTCTAA
- a CDS encoding phosphatase PAP2 family protein, giving the protein MTLNRKALAVSGIAFIIFLGIAISIRLTGYFLFDAQLSNRMSKQVPADYVSWFTQLGSGVGAVTVTVLLTAISYYLWRDRVGSIWYLSCFLAVAALNQVAKVIFVRDRPSLNELVGGVGYSFPSGHSSMAFAVYGGFLILSWRFLNRAGKIILGIFLSLLIVAMGSSRIILNVHYFSDVVGGFCFAAFILCLSYAFISPRRKQKETGHVIN; this is encoded by the coding sequence ATGACATTAAATCGAAAAGCTTTAGCCGTTTCAGGAATCGCGTTCATCATTTTTTTGGGAATCGCCATATCCATCCGATTAACGGGCTATTTTTTATTTGACGCTCAATTGTCCAATCGCATGTCGAAACAAGTACCGGCTGATTATGTCAGTTGGTTCACACAATTAGGATCGGGAGTAGGGGCTGTGACGGTGACGGTTCTGTTAACCGCAATCAGTTATTACCTTTGGCGAGATCGAGTGGGGAGCATATGGTATCTGTCGTGTTTTTTGGCAGTGGCTGCTCTCAACCAAGTCGCTAAAGTGATTTTTGTCCGGGACCGTCCTTCACTTAATGAATTGGTTGGCGGAGTCGGCTACAGTTTTCCGAGCGGTCATTCTTCAATGGCTTTTGCAGTGTACGGTGGATTTTTGATTCTGAGCTGGCGATTTTTAAACCGGGCCGGAAAAATTATTTTGGGTATTTTTCTTAGTCTGTTGATTGTAGCAATGGGTTCGTCACGTATTATCTTGAACGTGCATTACTTCTCGGATGTTGTCGGTGGTTTTTGTTTCGCTGCCTTCATCTTGTGTCTGTCTTATGCCTTCATTTCACCGCGACGTAAGCAAAAGGAGACCGGTCATGTTATTAATTGA
- a CDS encoding disulfide bond formation protein B, producing MSRYHFMLIVSTVATLGSLYFSEIRGFIPCPLCWWQRLFMYTTAIYLLVSLFRNRPVDGFFLRLYTLLGFAVAAYHVVLERLPDGEALCTNGCLIKWVNYFGFLTIPMMSLIAFTLLVILAFYPKQKNAQ from the coding sequence ATGTCACGGTATCATTTTATGTTGATCGTCTCAACGGTCGCTACTTTAGGCAGTCTGTATTTCAGTGAGATTCGTGGATTCATCCCTTGTCCGTTATGCTGGTGGCAACGTCTGTTCATGTATACGACCGCCATCTATTTGCTAGTATCCTTATTCCGTAATCGTCCGGTCGATGGATTTTTTCTTCGATTATATACGTTACTCGGGTTTGCGGTCGCAGCCTATCACGTCGTACTCGAGCGCTTACCAGACGGAGAAGCACTCTGCACGAACGGTTGCCTCATCAAGTGGGTCAATTATTTTGGTTTCCTGACGATTCCGATGATGAGTCTGATTGCGTTCACCTTATTGGTCATCCTTGCCTTTTATCCGAAACAAAAAAACGCTCAATGA
- a CDS encoding FAD-dependent oxidoreductase: MESIAVIGGGLAGLSAAALLAKQGKRVQLYDAAMLGGRATSQIIKGYTFNYGAHAVYGRDHSVLKTIIKSLKLEITWLDFSSTKAKYEFSGHLTAAPANAIGLLKTEVIGGADKLRFTWEVVKTVLRLEKGVPELSIGQWLVQEKVEEDVSRLMLDLASSNFFTTEPENIPSVVYFDYYRKLFRTRKPVSYIAGGWQVLIDELERVLQEQGGMIHRKTKITAIEEKEQGYRLRDRKKTEWTVDRVVLALPPRDMRKLALPASVQSFIEPFAQYEPVEVLVYDIGISPYLKTPFSYVYDRTHQLFVTDLSHYDPSIAPKNGQVLQVVAYLAHQEVGNPDYLAEKVKHIHRLLDQHYPEWQERLVVERTMKRAIVQEIKWKMGQSGLPSFMQGEQDGTLAFVGDWCEGEGQLSELSFSSALNVAMAWK, translated from the coding sequence ATGGAATCGATAGCAGTCATCGGCGGTGGACTAGCGGGATTATCAGCCGCGGCCTTGCTTGCGAAACAAGGGAAACGTGTTCAGCTGTATGATGCAGCGATGTTAGGCGGAAGAGCGACCTCACAAATCATCAAAGGGTATACGTTTAACTACGGGGCGCATGCAGTATATGGACGGGATCATTCCGTGCTAAAGACGATCATTAAAAGTTTGAAATTAGAGATTACCTGGCTGGACTTTTCTTCGACGAAAGCAAAATATGAATTTTCCGGTCATTTAACTGCTGCTCCGGCCAATGCAATTGGTCTCTTAAAAACAGAAGTGATTGGAGGAGCGGATAAACTTCGTTTTACATGGGAAGTTGTGAAAACGGTTCTCCGTCTTGAAAAGGGAGTGCCGGAGTTGTCGATTGGTCAATGGTTGGTCCAAGAAAAAGTCGAGGAAGATGTGTCCCGCCTGATGCTTGATTTGGCCTCCAGTAATTTCTTTACGACCGAACCTGAAAACATTCCGTCAGTCGTCTATTTTGACTATTACCGTAAACTCTTTCGGACACGAAAACCGGTTTCGTATATCGCCGGCGGATGGCAAGTTCTGATCGATGAGTTGGAACGTGTCCTGCAGGAGCAGGGAGGGATGATTCATCGGAAAACCAAAATCACAGCGATTGAAGAAAAAGAACAAGGGTACCGGTTGCGTGATCGGAAAAAAACGGAATGGACTGTTGACCGGGTTGTCTTGGCGCTTCCGCCCCGTGATATGCGAAAACTCGCATTGCCTGCTTCTGTCCAATCCTTTATCGAACCTTTTGCCCAATATGAACCGGTGGAAGTTCTCGTCTACGATATCGGAATCAGTCCATATCTCAAGACACCGTTCTCATACGTTTACGATCGCACCCATCAACTGTTCGTGACTGATTTATCTCATTATGATCCGAGTATCGCACCAAAAAATGGTCAGGTCTTACAAGTCGTTGCATATCTTGCGCATCAGGAAGTCGGAAATCCAGATTATTTGGCGGAAAAAGTCAAACACATTCATCGACTTCTTGATCAACATTATCCGGAATGGCAGGAACGTTTGGTCGTTGAACGGACGATGAAGCGCGCCATCGTCCAAGAAATCAAATGGAAGATGGGACAAAGCGGATTACCTAGTTTTATGCAGGGCGAACAGGATGGGACACTCGCGTTTGTGGGAGATTGGTGTGAAGGAGAAGGCCAGTTATCCGAATTGTCCTTCTCGAGCGCGTTGAATGTAGCGATGGCATGGAAATAA
- a CDS encoding alpha/beta fold hydrolase, protein MSKQPLVLLHGFAGGTDYFNRVEAKLRLSFDVLVLALPGHEGQSVGPETIEDFASWVMEDLERRGIERPILIGHSFGGYIVSSIVETHSEKISGFGLVYSTAKADTDEAKQKRNQNISRVQEIGVREFVDGLVPGLFAEGTDAMIVSEAKEIGYMMTVEGAIRALTAMRDRRDLTAVLSQTDVPGVIIHGTKDPLISEASAFAPQNERIMKRSTDSSHMGMLETPDAFCEILEEVFSEEKS, encoded by the coding sequence ATGTCGAAACAACCACTTGTGTTACTACATGGATTTGCCGGAGGAACGGATTATTTTAATCGAGTCGAAGCGAAACTACGTTTATCTTTTGATGTGCTTGTGCTCGCCCTTCCTGGTCACGAAGGACAGTCAGTCGGTCCTGAGACGATCGAGGACTTTGCCTCCTGGGTGATGGAAGATTTGGAACGAAGAGGAATCGAACGGCCCATTCTGATTGGCCACTCGTTTGGCGGTTATATCGTCTCGTCGATTGTCGAGACGCATTCGGAAAAAATCAGTGGATTTGGTCTTGTTTACTCAACGGCTAAAGCAGATACGGACGAAGCCAAACAAAAAAGAAATCAAAATATCAGCCGGGTCCAGGAAATCGGTGTTCGGGAATTTGTTGACGGATTAGTTCCCGGATTATTCGCTGAAGGCACCGATGCGATGATTGTCTCTGAAGCGAAGGAAATTGGTTACATGATGACTGTCGAAGGGGCGATACGGGCGCTGACTGCGATGCGTGACCGTAGAGATTTGACAGCGGTCTTAAGTCAAACAGATGTTCCGGGAGTGATTATCCACGGAACGAAGGATCCATTAATTTCAGAAGCAAGTGCTTTTGCGCCTCAAAACGAACGGATTATGAAACGTTCAACGGACAGCAGTCATATGGGAATGCTTGAGACACCGGATGCATTTTGTGAGATTTTAGAAGAAGTGTTCTCAGAGGAAAAATCTTGA
- a CDS encoding virulence factor has translation MKIIAIEPTPSPNNMKVIVDETFSEKGQTFEHAFGAPDHVAKLLEIPGIKSVYQVSDFLAVERFPKYDWRTLVIEIRRSFGEVLSDVEQHETDEAFEPVHLFIQFILGVPMQLKGVKGLEEKRHGLPDRFREAALFVQPYVKNVISDRRWVEQAPRYGDLDESLAEVAQEIEVAYPTERIDRLKTIASGEEVTFDGQALTSSDWKQRFAALDELPIELKWIPAYAKMLQDEKMQIRRQAVVKLGMFEENRLELLDYITNALHDPSSSVRRTAGDTISDWALPEAEVMMIEALTDKNKLVRWRAARFLFDVGTEQSIPRLKEAVQDKEYEVALQAELALARIESGEEALGTVWQQMNRMSGESS, from the coding sequence ATGAAGATTATAGCAATTGAACCAACACCAAGTCCAAATAATATGAAAGTCATCGTTGATGAAACGTTTTCGGAGAAAGGACAAACGTTTGAACATGCATTCGGTGCACCGGATCATGTTGCAAAATTACTAGAGATTCCAGGCATTAAGTCGGTTTATCAAGTCAGTGATTTTTTAGCCGTTGAACGGTTTCCGAAATATGATTGGCGTACGTTAGTCATCGAGATTCGCCGGTCATTTGGCGAAGTGCTCAGCGATGTCGAACAACATGAGACGGATGAGGCATTTGAGCCTGTTCATCTGTTCATTCAATTCATTTTAGGTGTACCAATGCAACTAAAAGGAGTCAAAGGATTAGAAGAAAAACGTCACGGATTACCTGACCGGTTCCGGGAAGCCGCGTTATTCGTCCAACCCTATGTTAAAAATGTCATCAGTGATCGCCGATGGGTCGAGCAAGCACCACGTTATGGGGATTTAGATGAAAGTTTGGCAGAAGTGGCTCAAGAAATCGAAGTCGCGTATCCAACAGAGCGGATTGATCGCTTAAAAACCATCGCTTCTGGGGAAGAAGTCACATTTGACGGACAAGCGTTAACTTCGTCAGATTGGAAACAGCGTTTCGCAGCTCTTGATGAATTACCGATTGAATTGAAATGGATTCCGGCATACGCGAAAATGCTTCAAGATGAAAAGATGCAAATCAGAAGACAGGCCGTAGTCAAACTCGGAATGTTCGAAGAAAACCGATTGGAACTGTTGGATTATATAACAAATGCGTTACACGATCCGTCAAGCAGTGTCCGGCGAACGGCTGGAGATACGATTTCCGACTGGGCCTTGCCAGAGGCGGAAGTAATGATGATTGAAGCGTTAACGGATAAAAATAAACTGGTCCGTTGGCGGGCTGCCCGCTTTTTATTTGATGTCGGAACGGAACAATCGATTCCACGTTTAAAGGAAGCAGTGCAGGATAAGGAATATGAAGTCGCACTTCAAGCGGAACTTGCATTGGCGCGGATCGAAAGTGGGGAAGAAGCACTAGGTACGGTTTGGCAACAAATGAATCGAATGTCAGGTGAAAGTTCATAA
- a CDS encoding BsuPI-related putative proteinase inhibitor, producing MKWIIRLSCLCVLTLMLAGCNQQEQKKSTTQGDDTEQPIEIKVSGKQLEPNVVLAVVKLKNPNEQALTLTFPTSQRFELKIKDADQKVLYTFSQEQVFTQAIEQERFKGLETKRYEVKIELPASSQPAQVEAMTIRQVKGASASNRKAQSEISN from the coding sequence TTGAAATGGATCATCCGGTTATCCTGTTTATGTGTACTGACCTTGATGTTGGCTGGATGTAACCAGCAGGAACAAAAGAAATCGACGACACAAGGCGATGACACGGAACAACCGATTGAAATCAAGGTGTCCGGAAAACAATTAGAACCAAACGTCGTCTTAGCTGTCGTAAAATTAAAAAATCCAAATGAACAAGCGTTGACCCTGACATTCCCGACATCCCAGCGATTCGAATTAAAAATCAAGGATGCGGATCAAAAAGTACTCTATACTTTTTCGCAAGAGCAGGTATTTACGCAAGCAATCGAACAAGAGCGGTTCAAAGGATTGGAGACAAAACGTTACGAAGTAAAAATCGAGCTTCCAGCTTCCAGTCAACCGGCTCAAGTTGAGGCGATGACCATCCGTCAGGTAAAGGGAGCCTCGGCTTCCAACAGGAAAGCTCAAAGTGAAATCTCGAATTAA
- the nadE gene encoding ammonia-dependent NAD(+) synthetase gives MQQEIIQVTGVKPVIVAEEEIKQRVQFLKDYLVHTGAKGLVLGISGGQDSSLAGRLCQFAVEELRSETNREYQFYAVRLPYGQQQDESDAQLALSFIRPDHALRVDIKPAVAASMASFEQATGDVLSDFSKGNTKARERMKVQYDIAAHYGCLVVGTDHAAEFVTGFYTKHGDGACDLTPLTGLNKRQGKQLLRELQAPEGLIEKVPTADLEDNQPGLPDEQALGMTYNEIDDYLEGKTISDESQAKLEGQYKRVGHKHHMPVSPLDTWWK, from the coding sequence ATGCAACAGGAGATCATTCAAGTGACTGGGGTCAAGCCAGTCATCGTCGCTGAAGAAGAAATCAAACAACGAGTTCAATTTTTAAAAGACTATCTTGTGCATACAGGAGCAAAAGGACTTGTTCTTGGTATTTCAGGAGGACAAGACTCATCATTAGCCGGTCGTCTCTGTCAATTCGCTGTCGAAGAGTTACGCAGTGAGACAAATCGAGAGTATCAGTTTTATGCTGTTCGACTACCATACGGTCAACAACAAGACGAATCAGATGCCCAGCTTGCCCTGTCATTCATCCGTCCGGATCATGCTTTACGCGTGGACATCAAGCCGGCAGTTGCTGCTTCCATGGCTTCTTTTGAACAAGCAACGGGAGACGTATTGTCCGATTTTAGTAAAGGGAATACAAAAGCACGGGAACGAATGAAGGTGCAGTATGATATAGCAGCCCACTACGGTTGTTTAGTCGTGGGAACAGATCATGCAGCTGAATTCGTAACCGGTTTTTACACGAAACACGGCGACGGAGCGTGTGATTTAACGCCGTTGACCGGACTGAATAAGCGTCAAGGAAAACAATTATTGCGCGAATTACAGGCACCTGAAGGATTGATTGAAAAGGTTCCGACAGCCGACTTAGAAGACAACCAACCGGGGTTACCAGACGAACAAGCGCTAGGCATGACATACAATGAAATTGATGATTATTTAGAAGGTAAAACGATTTCCGATGAAAGCCAGGCTAAACTGGAAGGTCAGTACAAACGGGTGGGACATAAACACCATATGCCGGTCTCACCACTGGATACTTGGTGGAAATAA
- a CDS encoding LysR family transcriptional regulator — translation MQVSEMEMLITLSEELNMRRAAERLFVSQPALSQRLVAIERRWATKLFIRSSRGLSITPQGEKVIGLAKEMNRKELELKSELTAEEGAVYGTLRIAVASIMGQYWLPRVLKRFVERYPHVRVQLVTGWSSEMMRHMLEEHFHIGIIRGNPDWKGVKERLFSDPLYLVDSELTSLEQLRKTERPFIQFKSDSTYYQEILEWWQDRFSSPPARTLVVDQIETCKQMALHGIGFAILPESTIHEASEVMQIPLKTSSGKILKRDTWILSTESMLELKQVQAFWDIVKEEGGSQSDGIRN, via the coding sequence TTGCAAGTGTCGGAAATGGAAATGTTGATTACGTTATCAGAAGAATTGAACATGAGACGGGCAGCAGAACGTCTTTTTGTCTCGCAACCTGCTCTCAGCCAACGTTTGGTCGCAATCGAGCGGCGCTGGGCAACAAAGCTGTTCATTCGTTCATCACGTGGACTGAGTATCACTCCGCAAGGTGAAAAGGTTATCGGACTCGCCAAAGAAATGAACCGAAAAGAACTGGAACTGAAAAGTGAGTTAACGGCAGAAGAAGGAGCGGTTTACGGTACACTTCGGATTGCTGTCGCATCCATTATGGGGCAATATTGGCTTCCCCGTGTCCTGAAACGGTTTGTCGAACGGTATCCGCACGTCCGTGTCCAATTGGTCACAGGGTGGTCGAGTGAAATGATGCGGCATATGCTGGAAGAACATTTTCATATCGGTATCATCCGCGGAAATCCCGATTGGAAAGGCGTGAAGGAACGGCTGTTCTCCGATCCGTTGTATCTCGTGGACAGTGAACTGACGTCACTCGAGCAGCTTCGGAAGACAGAACGTCCTTTCATCCAATTCAAAAGTGACTCGACGTACTATCAAGAGATTTTAGAATGGTGGCAGGATCGCTTTTCGAGTCCACCGGCTCGAACGCTCGTCGTTGATCAGATTGAGACGTGTAAACAGATGGCGCTTCACGGGATTGGTTTTGCCATCTTACCCGAATCAACGATTCATGAAGCGAGCGAAGTGATGCAGATTCCACTCAAAACATCATCCGGAAAAATTTTAAAGCGGGACACATGGATTCTATCGACAGAGTCGATGCTTGAATTAAAACAAGTCCAAGCGTTTTGGGACATCGTCAAAGAAGAAGGAGGAAGTCAGTCAGATGGAATACGCAATTGA